In Streptomyces durocortorensis, a genomic segment contains:
- a CDS encoding non-ribosomal peptide synthetase yields MTEPTAPCVLLTPARLAAVRRRIGDYSDRGVIEACAVGLAYWATGSGPDGMRLTPATPFPDVLGWVDNGGRMAGGWEVDVDSRSIALPAGVDQADAQQALDDLADFPDRPLGTIGPSGPGARIEALARWNDTRADRARPTIMEMFREQARLRPEAIAVVDEHRSLTYRQLARKSAQLAHHLIERGLTSEQAVGISLGRSADMVVGLLAVLQARGAFVPLDPQWPTARRAVVVQDARVVLQLNTTGKADAGEPDAVAVDLGDWKYGAHPVDAPDAAVPGAALAYVIFTSGSTGRPKGAMIRHDAISERLLWQAGEILRFGHDDASLFKAPLSFDISVNEIFLPLVSGARLVILRPGGERDPHHLLSVISEQRVTFTYLVSSMLDVLLEIAGDSGRLDSLRHVWCGGEVLTPELYERFRRHLDIPLYHGYGPAETTIGVSHVIYRGAAERLSTSIGRANPNTQLYVLDDELRPVPVGVGGELYVGGFLLGRGYVGAPGLTASRFVANPFASDGSRLYRTGDLARYAPDGSLDFLGRADNQVKIRGMRLEIEDVEASLAEHPGVRHSCVVAKKNTAGGTYLVGYVIPSAGNEGLSGDEVKAWAAATMVDYMVPAHLVVLARFPLTANGKVDRAALPEPATGTGTVLAPATENERLVCAAVAAVLRREEVGVDQDFFQLGGDSILAISLLSALRDVGLHVTARQIFTNTVIGALAAVASREGVTAVDHGDVATGPVMGSPIVQWLGETTDAIDGFVQSVVLNTPAALTADALDRVLAAVLARHDMLRARLVRGDRWGFAIPQPGQGAIGWQESDAPLEQCVALATDGLDPAGGVMLRAVWRREARQLVLVAHHVVIDGVSWRILMDDLATAWRQSASGSPVDLPPVGTSFRRWTQLLARAPFAADRTHYETPLPAPDAPLGRRALAETDTVARERTRTVSVGPEHTAALLGEVPAKFHAGANDVLLTALAVALARRRRDHGQDQTFAHIELEGHGREGRFVAEAAGFEPELSRTVGWFTTLFPVTVDPGTAADLTAPAYLAAALKAVKEGLARTPSGGLSYGALRYLSGAGLAGPAPQVLFNYLGRYDAGASGDWQLAGTTGQLGERRDPDMRLPRALEFNAIAEPDPNGHYALVTTISWPEGVFTDDDIDTLADYFRSALTALATLETGGHTPSDFPLVPLTQADVDELDGPALRDILPLTPLQEGLYFHSVFDGDTTGSYVEQQLLTLEGEVDPERLAAAATRLLTLHPGLAARFTSLADGRVVSVVESGIRAPFTTLDRPSITDDEIRDLAERDRRAGFDLAAGPLMRYTLIRAGAGRTVLVQTVHHIIADGWSVPPMLRTLLAEYHAPGTVYPLGGYRDYVNWLAGRDQDESDRVWREELDGLPGPSLVAEGHTPSARFADLAAEPAEDVDAAARSAGVPLSVAVHSAWAVTLGGILRGRDVVFGSTVSGRDAAVPGIRDMVGLFINTVPVRARWEGTDTARDLLAAVKAHQGRVLAHQHVSLARISRQNGAGSLFDTLVVFDVATDVDALRGPDDTLVITDIVNEGAPHYPLTLVVERGRDGRPRFNLIYDGELLRRESAEAVLHTFTRTLAELLADPDTPVDELAPKADRAPERSAPATLGALFDAAARRHPAATAVTQCALDGGTRSLTYGELAAEKDALAATLRAAGVLPGRRVAVAVPRSLEQVVALIAVVTASGAYVPLDLAYPDERLEYILADAAPQVVLVDREQHGRLTRLLERAGVAARVLVQGDRLPADEETAAPEATPQDPAYIIYTSGSTGRPKGVVVPHSAVSALLANTRPDMGFGPDDVWVQFHSFSFDFAVWELWGALAHGGELLVPEYALTRSPVDFHRLVRERGVTVLNQTPSAFYRFIEADLHADRPATGLRRIIFGGEALDLGRLRGWVERHGTGTPELVNMYGITETTVHVTHRVLTDDDFARGTDASPIGGPIPGLTAYLLDDRLRPVPPGRVGAVYVAGDQVSPGYLGRPGLTAGRFVADPFAADGSRMYHTGDLARRTLDGELEFAGRADDQVQLKGFRVELGEVEGAVRELDGVVDVAVTVADSGDHLVAHVVGEVPADCTARLSAKLPVHMVPGRVLPVDALPLTVNGKLDRKALTERAAQQEASQREQATGDSALTALVDIFAAALPGAAVDADTDFFAAGGDSIVAITVINRARALGLPIAPRDVFLLKTPRALADHLATRAPQRAAPVPPRREDGPLPATPIILRQRELGGSLARFAQARTLVAAEGTGLADVRRAASAVLAAHPALRLRLQVEHGVWALRTEPAREADVVQVDTTDATAAANEAAGRLDPETGEVTAFTWLEPSRTLVVTVHHLAVDAVSWLVLLDDLATALGGSPLPPPTTSYAEYAEALAVRSGEPAEALGHWITILQSPPLLPAVTGTREITAVLPPETSDRVTRTAPGALGLGLTELLCGALRTALTQIQAAAPTDLAVDLERHGRVPALEHHDYSRTVGWFTSIAPVRLTAHTDPVTAAREVAERQPDEHGHTAYGRLRYLNPQTAPLLTARPQILFNYLGRGAESRAPHLTGGERSSPYAVEVNAWTDEATGSLHAAFTLADGVPDAIAGHWLAALEQIAHASATAERTAPVTPLQRGLFFQAQMAGAAGHYVAQSYFTFDRRLDTDALADAMAYVIARHPVVGAGFTTDDDGNPVQVLKSSRRVGVRVVEAATDAETEALRTRDRERGFDPGEPPLIRITVVRRPDGHDDLLLSYHLLLWDGWSREILLRDLFDAYEAVVAGEPWDTAPAVPGFEEYARELAAKEPSESERFWAEHLKGLPGPTLLAGPAPALAQELPQPLVHSLPAELTELLREAARVHGVTLNSVLTGAFGLLLGARTGRADAVFGVTVSGREGEGRSGIVGVLLNTVPMWTRARPDDTVGAYLAAVQAARVAAMDHEHLGLGEIQRASGHDTLFDNLFVLQNFLDRDAFAAMNARHGITSVRADDSTHYPYTWVVTPGDRLTVKLEHRHGDPEAARLLLDDYLRVLEDVAGATGPMGALPGPGPDPEPADRTDIGTDTVVDRFDLAVDRDPQRIALVADGATMTFAELRDRSRAVAGVLAGRGIGPETTVGLAIPRSLDWIAALFAVLRVGAAYVPLELDHPDERIAAIVEDARPEVILTVSSVSPRLSGELIELDRPLPEAEPFVTFTPEDPDRLRHPAYTIYTSGSTGKPKGVVTAYAGLTNMLINHQRRIFEPVLADHGHRTFRIAHTVSFAFDMSWEELLWLADGHEVHICDEELRRDAPRLVEYCGEHGIDVINVTPTYAQQLVAEGLLDNPERRPALVLLGGEAVTPTLWRRLAGTKGTVGYNLYGPTEYTINTLGVGTFECQDPVVGVAIDNTDVYVLDPWLRPLPDGVAGELYVAGVGIARGYLGQSAQTAHRFVACPFGAPGERMYRTGDLVLRRPDGNIAYLGRTDQQVKIRGHRVELGEVEAVFAAHPAVRFVAAVAQPDPQVDGAHRLAAYLVLADSADLARVAAEVGAGLPDFLRPTHYAQVDSIPLTVNGKADTKALPDARPLGALTTAQERGPETETERVVCEFFAEALDLDDDEVSAVSDFVSLGGHSMLAVRLIGLLRREYGPVITIRDLFTLRTPEAMARHLDEN; encoded by the coding sequence ATGACGGAACCGACCGCTCCTTGCGTACTGCTCACTCCCGCGCGACTGGCCGCCGTACGCAGGCGGATCGGCGACTACAGCGACCGTGGCGTCATCGAGGCGTGCGCCGTCGGACTCGCCTACTGGGCGACCGGCAGCGGCCCGGACGGTATGCGCCTCACGCCCGCCACGCCCTTCCCCGACGTCCTCGGATGGGTCGACAACGGCGGCCGCATGGCAGGAGGTTGGGAGGTCGACGTCGACAGCCGGAGCATCGCCCTGCCGGCCGGCGTCGATCAGGCCGACGCGCAGCAGGCGCTGGACGACCTCGCCGACTTCCCCGACCGGCCCCTCGGCACCATAGGCCCGTCCGGCCCCGGAGCGAGGATCGAGGCCCTGGCCCGGTGGAACGACACCCGCGCCGACCGGGCCCGCCCGACCATCATGGAGATGTTCCGCGAACAGGCGCGCCTGAGGCCGGAAGCCATCGCCGTCGTCGACGAGCACCGCTCCCTGACGTACCGGCAGCTGGCCCGGAAGTCAGCCCAGTTGGCCCACCATCTGATCGAGCGCGGCCTCACCTCCGAACAGGCCGTCGGCATCTCGCTGGGCCGCTCCGCCGACATGGTCGTCGGACTCCTCGCCGTACTCCAGGCGCGGGGCGCCTTCGTGCCGCTCGATCCGCAGTGGCCCACCGCCCGCCGGGCCGTCGTCGTCCAGGACGCCCGGGTCGTGCTCCAGCTCAACACCACGGGCAAGGCCGACGCCGGGGAGCCGGACGCCGTCGCCGTCGACCTCGGTGACTGGAAGTACGGCGCCCACCCGGTGGACGCGCCCGACGCGGCCGTCCCCGGCGCCGCCCTGGCCTACGTGATCTTCACGTCCGGTTCGACGGGACGGCCCAAGGGCGCCATGATCCGCCACGACGCGATCAGCGAGCGCCTCCTGTGGCAGGCCGGTGAGATCCTCCGGTTCGGCCACGACGACGCCTCGCTCTTCAAGGCGCCGCTCTCGTTCGACATCTCCGTCAACGAGATCTTCCTGCCGCTGGTCTCCGGCGCCCGCCTGGTGATCCTGCGGCCCGGCGGCGAACGCGACCCCCACCACCTGCTGAGCGTCATCTCCGAACAGCGCGTCACCTTCACCTATCTGGTGTCGTCCATGCTGGACGTGCTGCTGGAGATCGCGGGCGACTCCGGCCGACTCGACAGCCTGCGGCACGTCTGGTGCGGCGGCGAGGTGCTCACCCCGGAGCTGTACGAGCGGTTCCGCCGCCACCTCGACATCCCCCTCTACCACGGCTACGGCCCGGCCGAGACGACCATCGGCGTCTCCCACGTCATCTACCGGGGCGCGGCCGAACGCCTGTCGACCTCGATCGGCCGGGCCAACCCCAACACCCAGCTCTACGTCCTCGACGACGAACTGCGCCCCGTCCCGGTCGGCGTCGGCGGCGAACTGTACGTCGGAGGGTTCCTCCTGGGGCGCGGATACGTCGGTGCCCCCGGCCTCACCGCCTCCCGCTTCGTGGCCAACCCCTTCGCCTCGGACGGGTCCCGGCTCTACCGCACCGGCGACCTGGCGCGGTACGCCCCGGACGGGTCGCTGGACTTCCTCGGCCGGGCCGACAACCAGGTCAAGATCCGCGGTATGCGGCTGGAGATCGAGGACGTCGAGGCCTCCCTCGCCGAGCACCCCGGGGTACGGCACAGCTGCGTCGTCGCGAAGAAGAACACGGCGGGCGGCACCTACCTGGTCGGATACGTCATCCCGTCCGCCGGGAACGAGGGCCTGAGCGGCGACGAGGTCAAGGCGTGGGCCGCCGCCACCATGGTCGACTACATGGTCCCCGCCCACCTCGTGGTGCTGGCCAGGTTCCCGCTCACCGCCAACGGCAAGGTCGACCGGGCCGCCCTGCCGGAGCCCGCGACCGGCACCGGCACGGTGTTGGCGCCCGCCACCGAGAACGAGCGCCTGGTGTGCGCGGCCGTCGCGGCGGTGCTGCGGAGGGAAGAGGTCGGCGTCGACCAGGACTTCTTCCAGCTCGGCGGAGACAGCATCCTGGCGATCTCCCTGCTGAGCGCCCTGCGGGACGTGGGCCTCCACGTGACGGCACGCCAGATCTTCACCAACACCGTCATCGGGGCACTGGCGGCGGTGGCGAGCCGTGAGGGCGTCACCGCCGTGGACCACGGTGACGTAGCCACCGGCCCGGTCATGGGATCGCCCATAGTGCAGTGGCTCGGCGAGACCACGGACGCGATCGACGGCTTCGTCCAGTCGGTCGTCCTGAACACCCCGGCCGCCCTCACCGCCGACGCGCTCGACCGCGTCCTCGCCGCCGTACTCGCCCGGCACGACATGCTGCGCGCCCGGCTGGTGCGCGGCGACCGCTGGGGCTTCGCCATCCCGCAGCCCGGCCAGGGCGCCATCGGGTGGCAGGAGAGCGACGCCCCGCTGGAGCAGTGCGTCGCGCTGGCCACCGACGGGCTCGACCCGGCGGGCGGGGTGATGCTGCGCGCCGTCTGGCGCCGCGAGGCCCGGCAACTGGTCCTGGTGGCCCACCACGTCGTGATCGACGGCGTGTCCTGGCGCATCCTGATGGACGATCTGGCCACGGCCTGGCGTCAGTCGGCCTCCGGAAGCCCCGTCGACCTGCCGCCCGTCGGAACCTCGTTCCGCCGCTGGACCCAGCTGCTGGCCCGTGCCCCCTTCGCCGCGGACCGTACGCACTACGAGACCCCGCTGCCCGCGCCGGACGCGCCGCTCGGCAGGCGGGCCCTGGCCGAGACCGACACCGTGGCCCGCGAGCGGACCCGGACCGTCTCCGTCGGGCCCGAGCACACGGCCGCGCTGCTCGGCGAGGTCCCCGCGAAGTTCCACGCGGGCGCCAACGACGTCCTGCTCACCGCCCTCGCCGTCGCCCTCGCCCGCCGGCGCCGCGACCACGGGCAGGACCAGACGTTCGCCCACATCGAGCTGGAGGGCCACGGCCGAGAAGGGCGCTTCGTCGCTGAAGCGGCGGGATTCGAACCCGAACTGTCGCGTACGGTCGGCTGGTTCACCACTCTCTTCCCGGTCACCGTGGACCCCGGAACGGCCGCCGACCTCACCGCGCCCGCCTACCTCGCCGCCGCCCTCAAGGCGGTCAAGGAGGGCCTCGCCCGCACCCCGTCCGGCGGCCTCTCCTACGGCGCCCTGCGCTATCTGTCCGGAGCGGGCCTGGCCGGACCGGCCCCCCAGGTCCTCTTCAACTACCTGGGCCGCTATGACGCGGGAGCCTCCGGTGACTGGCAGCTCGCGGGCACCACAGGGCAGTTGGGCGAGAGGCGCGACCCGGACATGCGCCTGCCGCGTGCCCTGGAGTTCAACGCGATCGCCGAGCCCGACCCGAACGGCCACTACGCACTGGTCACCACCATCTCCTGGCCCGAAGGCGTCTTCACCGACGACGACATCGACACCCTCGCCGACTACTTCCGCTCGGCCCTCACCGCACTCGCCACCCTCGAAACGGGCGGTCACACGCCCAGCGACTTCCCGCTGGTGCCGCTCACCCAGGCCGACGTGGACGAGCTCGACGGACCGGCCCTGCGCGACATCCTTCCGCTCACCCCGTTGCAGGAAGGCCTCTACTTCCACTCGGTCTTCGACGGCGACACCACGGGCAGCTACGTCGAACAGCAACTCCTCACGCTGGAAGGCGAGGTGGACCCCGAACGGCTCGCCGCGGCGGCCACCCGGCTGCTCACGCTCCACCCCGGCCTGGCGGCCCGCTTCACGTCCCTCGCCGACGGCCGGGTCGTCTCCGTCGTCGAGAGCGGCATACGGGCGCCCTTCACCACACTGGACCGTCCCTCCATCACCGACGACGAGATCCGCGACCTCGCGGAGCGGGACCGCCGTGCCGGGTTCGACCTCGCCGCCGGGCCGCTGATGCGGTACACCCTCATCCGCGCCGGTGCGGGCCGCACGGTCCTGGTGCAGACCGTGCACCACATCATCGCCGACGGCTGGTCGGTGCCTCCGATGCTCCGTACGCTGCTGGCCGAATACCACGCGCCCGGGACGGTGTACCCGCTCGGCGGCTACCGCGACTACGTGAACTGGCTCGCCGGACGCGACCAGGACGAGAGCGACCGCGTGTGGCGCGAGGAACTCGACGGCCTGCCCGGCCCGTCCCTCGTGGCCGAAGGGCACACCCCCTCCGCGCGGTTCGCCGACCTCGCCGCCGAGCCCGCCGAGGACGTCGACGCAGCCGCACGGTCGGCCGGGGTGCCCCTCAGCGTGGCCGTGCACAGCGCGTGGGCGGTGACGCTGGGCGGCATCCTGCGCGGCAGGGACGTCGTCTTCGGCTCCACCGTGTCGGGGCGCGACGCGGCCGTGCCCGGCATCCGGGACATGGTGGGCCTATTCATCAACACCGTTCCGGTACGCGCCCGTTGGGAAGGCACCGACACCGCACGGGACCTGCTCGCGGCGGTCAAGGCGCACCAGGGCAGGGTGCTGGCCCACCAGCATGTCTCCCTGGCGAGGATCAGTCGGCAGAACGGCGCGGGCTCCCTCTTCGACACACTGGTGGTGTTCGACGTGGCGACCGACGTCGACGCCCTGCGCGGCCCGGACGACACCCTCGTCATCACCGACATCGTCAACGAGGGAGCCCCGCACTACCCGTTGACGCTGGTGGTCGAGCGAGGACGCGACGGCCGCCCGCGCTTCAACCTCATCTACGACGGTGAGCTGCTGCGCCGGGAGAGCGCCGAGGCGGTCCTGCACACCTTCACCCGGACCCTCGCCGAGCTGCTGGCCGACCCGGACACCCCGGTCGACGAGCTGGCCCCGAAGGCCGACAGGGCACCGGAACGGTCCGCCCCGGCGACCCTGGGCGCGCTGTTCGACGCCGCGGCACGGCGCCACCCGGCGGCCACCGCCGTCACGCAATGTGCCCTCGACGGCGGTACCCGCTCACTGACCTACGGAGAACTCGCCGCGGAGAAGGACGCGTTGGCCGCAACCCTGCGCGCGGCCGGAGTGCTCCCCGGCCGACGGGTCGCCGTAGCCGTGCCGCGCTCCCTGGAGCAGGTCGTCGCCCTGATCGCGGTCGTCACCGCCTCAGGCGCGTACGTACCCCTGGACCTCGCCTACCCGGACGAGCGGCTGGAGTACATCCTCGCCGACGCCGCCCCGCAGGTCGTCCTCGTGGACCGCGAACAGCACGGCCGCCTCACCCGGCTGCTGGAACGGGCGGGCGTGGCGGCCCGCGTCCTCGTCCAGGGCGACCGGCTCCCGGCCGACGAGGAGACCGCCGCGCCCGAAGCGACCCCGCAGGACCCGGCGTACATCATCTACACCTCCGGCTCGACCGGCCGGCCCAAGGGCGTCGTCGTACCGCACTCCGCGGTGTCGGCGCTCCTCGCGAACACCCGCCCCGACATGGGCTTCGGACCCGACGACGTGTGGGTCCAGTTCCACTCCTTCTCCTTCGACTTCGCCGTCTGGGAGCTGTGGGGCGCGCTGGCACACGGCGGCGAGCTGCTGGTCCCGGAGTACGCACTGACCCGCTCCCCGGTCGACTTCCACCGGCTGGTCCGCGAGCGCGGCGTGACCGTCCTCAACCAGACCCCGTCCGCGTTCTACCGGTTCATCGAGGCCGACCTGCACGCCGACCGGCCCGCCACGGGGCTGCGCCGCATCATCTTCGGCGGCGAGGCCCTCGACCTCGGGCGGCTGCGCGGCTGGGTCGAACGGCACGGCACCGGCACGCCCGAACTGGTCAACATGTACGGCATCACCGAAACCACCGTCCACGTCACCCACCGGGTGCTGACGGACGACGACTTCGCCCGGGGCACGGACGCCAGCCCCATCGGAGGCCCCATCCCCGGCCTGACCGCCTATCTGCTCGACGACCGGCTCCGCCCGGTGCCGCCGGGGCGGGTGGGCGCCGTCTACGTCGCGGGCGACCAGGTCTCTCCGGGGTACCTGGGCCGGCCCGGGCTCACCGCCGGACGGTTCGTGGCCGACCCGTTCGCGGCCGACGGCTCCCGCATGTACCACACGGGAGACCTCGCCCGGCGGACGCTCGACGGCGAGCTGGAGTTCGCGGGCCGCGCCGACGACCAGGTACAGCTGAAGGGATTCCGGGTCGAGCTCGGCGAAGTGGAGGGAGCCGTACGGGAGCTGGACGGGGTCGTCGATGTGGCCGTCACCGTGGCGGACAGCGGCGACCACCTCGTCGCCCATGTCGTGGGCGAGGTGCCCGCTGACTGCACCGCCCGGCTCTCCGCCAAGCTGCCCGTACACATGGTCCCGGGCCGGGTGCTGCCGGTCGACGCGCTGCCGCTGACGGTCAACGGAAAGCTCGACCGCAAAGCCCTCACCGAGCGCGCCGCACAGCAGGAGGCCAGTCAGCGGGAGCAGGCCACCGGCGACTCCGCGCTCACCGCACTGGTCGACATCTTCGCCGCCGCGCTGCCCGGGGCCGCCGTGGACGCCGACACCGACTTCTTCGCCGCCGGGGGCGACAGCATCGTCGCCATCACCGTGATCAACCGGGCCCGCGCACTCGGCCTGCCGATCGCACCCCGGGACGTATTCCTCCTCAAGACCCCGCGCGCCCTCGCGGACCACCTCGCCACGCGCGCCCCGCAACGCGCCGCACCCGTGCCGCCCCGCCGCGAGGACGGCCCGCTCCCGGCGACACCGATCATCCTGCGTCAACGCGAACTCGGCGGCTCACTCGCCCGGTTCGCCCAGGCCAGGACCCTCGTCGCCGCCGAAGGAACGGGACTCGCGGACGTACGGCGCGCGGCGAGTGCCGTCCTGGCCGCGCACCCCGCCCTGCGCCTGCGCCTCCAGGTCGAGCACGGCGTGTGGGCCCTTCGCACCGAACCCGCCCGCGAGGCCGACGTCGTGCAGGTGGACACGACCGACGCGACGGCCGCCGCGAACGAGGCCGCCGGGCGGCTCGACCCCGAGACCGGAGAGGTCACCGCCTTCACCTGGTTGGAGCCGAGCCGCACCCTGGTCGTCACCGTGCACCACCTCGCCGTGGACGCCGTCTCCTGGCTCGTTCTCCTCGACGACCTGGCCACCGCCCTCGGCGGCTCCCCGCTACCGCCGCCGACGACCTCGTACGCCGAGTACGCCGAAGCCCTGGCCGTACGGTCGGGGGAGCCGGCCGAGGCCCTCGGCCACTGGATCACCATCCTTCAGTCACCGCCGCTGCTGCCCGCCGTCACGGGGACGCGCGAGATCACGGCGGTCCTGCCGCCCGAAACGAGCGACCGGGTGACGCGCACCGCGCCCGGCGCACTCGGCCTCGGCCTCACCGAGCTGCTGTGCGGCGCCCTGCGCACCGCGCTGACGCAGATCCAGGCCGCCGCGCCCACCGACCTCGCCGTCGACCTTGAGCGCCACGGCCGGGTCCCGGCCCTGGAGCACCACGACTACTCCCGCACCGTCGGCTGGTTCACCTCCATCGCCCCCGTACGCCTCACGGCCCACACCGACCCGGTCACCGCCGCGCGCGAGGTCGCCGAACGCCAGCCGGACGAGCACGGGCACACCGCCTACGGCCGGCTCCGGTACCTCAACCCGCAGACCGCCCCGCTGCTGACCGCCCGCCCTCAGATCCTCTTCAACTACCTCGGCCGGGGCGCCGAATCCCGCGCCCCCCACCTCACCGGCGGCGAGCGGAGCAGCCCGTACGCCGTAGAGGTCAACGCCTGGACCGACGAGGCCACCGGAAGCCTGCACGCGGCCTTCACCCTCGCCGACGGCGTACCGGACGCGATCGCCGGACACTGGCTCGCCGCCCTGGAGCAGATCGCCCACGCCTCCGCGACGGCCGAACGCACGGCCCCGGTCACCCCGCTCCAGCGGGGCCTGTTCTTCCAGGCCCAGATGGCGGGCGCGGCCGGGCACTACGTCGCCCAGAGCTACTTCACCTTCGACCGCCGCCTGGACACCGACGCGCTGGCCGACGCCATGGCGTACGTCATCGCGCGCCACCCGGTCGTCGGCGCGGGCTTCACCACCGACGACGACGGAAACCCGGTCCAGGTCCTGAAGTCGAGCCGCCGGGTCGGCGTCCGGGTGGTCGAGGCGGCGACGGACGCCGAGACCGAGGCCCTGCGCACCCGGGACCGCGAGCGAGGCTTCGACCCGGGGGAGCCGCCGCTGATCCGGATCACCGTCGTACGGCGACCCGACGGCCACGACGACCTGCTGCTCAGCTACCACCTGCTGCTCTGGGACGGCTGGTCCCGCGAGATCCTGCTGCGCGACCTGTTCGACGCGTACGAGGCCGTCGTCGCGGGCGAGCCGTGGGACACGGCCCCCGCCGTGCCGGGCTTCGAGGAGTACGCCCGGGAGCTCGCCGCGAAGGAGCCGTCCGAGTCCGAGCGCTTCTGGGCGGAGCACCTCAAGGGCCTGCCGGGGCCGACGCTGCTCGCCGGACCGGCCCCGGCCCTGGCCCAGGAGCTGCCGCAGCCGCTCGTGCACTCCCTCCCGGCCGAACTGACCGAGCTGCTGCGGGAAGCGGCCCGGGTCCACGGCGTCACCCTGAACTCGGTGCTGACCGGGGCCTTCGGCCTCCTCCTCGGGGCCCGCACCGGCCGCGCCGACGCCGTTTTCGGCGTCACCGTCTCGGGCCGTGAGGGCGAGGGGCGCTCCGGCATCGTCGGCGTACTCCTGAACACCGTCCCGATGTGGACGCGGGCCCGGCCCGACGACACGGTCGGCGCCTACCTGGCGGCCGTGCAGGCGGCGCGGGTCGCGGCGATGGACCATGAGCACCTGGGGCTCGGAGAGATCCAGCGGGCCAGCGGCCACGACACCCTCTTCGACAACCTGTTCGTGCTCCAGAACTTCCTGGACCGGGACGCCTTCGCCGCGATGAACGCCCGCCACGGCATCACATCCGTCCGGGCGGACGACTCCACCCACTACCCGTACACCTGGGTCGTCACGCCTGGCGACCGGCTCACGGTCAAGCTGGAGCACCGCCACGGCGACCCCGAAGCCGCCCGCCTGCTCCTCGACGACTACCTGCGCGTCCTGGAGGACGTGGCGGGGGCGACCGGCCCGATGGGCGCGCTGCCCGGTCCGGGACCGGACCCCGAGCCCGCCGACCGCACGGACATCGGCACGGACACCGTCGTGGACCGCTTCGACCTCGCGGTCGACCGCGATCCGCAACGGATCGCGCTCGTCGCCGACGGCGCGACGATGACCTTCGCCGAACTCCGGGACCGCAGCCGGGCCGTGGCGGGCGTGCTCGCCGGGCGGGGCATCGGCCCGGAGACCACCGTGGGGCTGGCGATCCCCCGCTCCCTCGACTGGATCGCGGCGCTGTTCGCCGTCCTGCGGGTCGGCGCCGCGTACGTGCCGCTGGAACTGGACCACCCCGACGAGCGGATCGCGGCGATCGTCGAGGACGCGCGGCCCGAGGTCATCCTCACCGTGAGCAGCGTGTCGCCCCGGCTGAGCGGCGAACTGATCGAACTGGACCGCCCGTTGCCCGAGGCGGAGCCGTTCGTGACGTTCACGCCCGAGGACCCGGACCGGCTGCGCCACCCCGCGTACACGATCTACACCTCGGGATCGACCGGGAAGCCGAAGGGCGTGGTGACCGCCTACGCAGGGCTCACCAACATGCTGATCAACCATCAGCGACGGATCTTCGAACCGGTGCTCGCCGACCACGGCCACCGGACCTTCAGGATCGCGCACACCGTGTCGTTCGCGTTCGACATGTCGTGGGAGGAGCTGCTGTGGCTCGCCGACGGGCACGAAGTCCACATCTGCGACGAGGAGTTGCGCCGCGACGCACCCCGGCTGGTCGAGTACTGCGGCGAGCACGGCATCGACGTCATCAACGTGACCCCGACCTACGCCCAGCAGCTGGTCGCCGAAGGGCTGCTCGACAACCCCGAACGACGCCCCGCGCTGGTGCTGTTGGGTGGTGAAGCCGTCACCCCGACGCTGTGGCGGCGGCTCGCCGGGACGAAGGGCACGGTTGGCTACAACCTGTACGGGCCCACCGAGTACACCATCAACACCCTCGGCGTCGGCACCTTCGAATGCCAGGACCCGGTGGTCGGCGTGGCCATCGACAATACCGACGTGTACGTCCTCGACCCCTGGCTGCGGCCGCTGCCCGACGGAGTGGCCGGCGAGCTGTACGTGGCGGGCGTCGGCATCGCGCGCGGCTACCTGGGCCAGAGCGCCCAGACCGCGCACCGCTTCGTCGCCTGCCCCTTCGGCGCACCCGGCGAGCGCATGTACCGCACCGGGGACCTGGTGCTCCGCAGGCCCGATGGGAACATCGCCTACCTGGGCCGCACCGACCAGCAGGTCAAGATCCGCGGGCACCGCGTCGAACTGGGCGAGGTCGAGGCCGTGTTCGCGGCCCACCCGGCGGTCCGCTTCGTCGCCGCGGTCGCCCAGCCGGACCCCCAGGTCGACGGGGCTCACCGGCTGGCCGCCTATCTCGTCCTGGCGGACTCCGCCGACCTGGCCCGGGTCGCCGCCGAAGTCGGCGCGGGGCTGCCGGACTTCCTGCGCCCCACCCACTACGCACAGGTCGACAGTATCCCCCTCACCGTGAACGGGAAGGCTGACACCAAGGCGCTTCCCGATGCCAGGCCGCTGGGCGCGCTGACCACGGCGCAGGAGCGCGGACCGGAGACCGAAACCGAGAGGGTGGTCTGCGAGTTCTTCGCCGAGGCGCTGGACCTGGACGATGACGAGGTGAGTGCGGTGAGCGACTTCGTGTCCCTCGGCGGACACTCCATGCTGGCGGTGCGGCTGATCGGGCTGCTCCGCCGGGAGTACGGTCCTGTGATCACCATCCGTGATCTGTTCACCCTGCGAACCCCG